One uncultured Carboxylicivirga sp. genomic window, TGTTATTGCACTTGGTGGAAATGCACTGTTAAGAGATAATCAATTGGGAACAATTGAGGAGCAGGAGCAAAATACTACAGAAACTCTCGAGAATCTGATTTTTTTATTGAAAGAAGGATACGATATAGTTATTTCTCATGGAAACGGGCCTCAGGTTGGTAATATTGTAATGCGAAATGATGCCGGAGAACAATTGTATAATATTCCTCAAATGCCTTTAGATGTTTGCGTAGCTGATTCACAGGGAGGAATCGGTTATATGATTGAGAGAGCTTTAAAAAATGTTTTACGAAAGCATGGGATCTATAAAAATGTTTTGACTTTAATGACTTCAGTGGAAGTTGATCCTAATGATATAGCATTTACCAACCCAACTAAACGCATTGGAAAACAAGTAAGTTTTAAGGAGGCTGAGAAATTACAGAAAACCAAAGGTTGGGTATTCAAAGAAGAAAAAAAATCAAAAAGTGGATACCGAAGAGTTGTGCCTTCTCCACAACCCATAAACATTGTTAATTGG contains:
- the arcC gene encoding carbamate kinase, which gives rise to MGKLAVIALGGNALLRDNQLGTIEEQEQNTTETLENLIFLLKEGYDIVISHGNGPQVGNIVMRNDAGEQLYNIPQMPLDVCVADSQGGIGYMIERALKNVLRKHGIYKNVLTLMTSVEVDPNDIAFTNPTKRIGKQVSFKEAEKLQKTKGWVFKEEKKSKSGYRRVVPSPQPINIVNWEVIERNARQGTVVIAVGGGGIPVYIDEKGDIRPAEAVIDKDVASSLLANQINADRFYILTDVPFVYVNYGEPDQKVLEFLNVEDTRKYLEAGTFGEGNMAPKIKAALQFVEGGGEMSVITESTKLEDKSYGTKITLNYDEADLKKYENQK